The proteins below come from a single Drosophila teissieri strain GT53w chromosome 3L, Prin_Dtei_1.1, whole genome shotgun sequence genomic window:
- the LOC122617636 gene encoding uncharacterized protein LOC122617636, producing MFQNSAARLLVPAIRSAMQSRCQSVVSGPPTQHVSTAEKVILGGGMCAASLCIPAWVLYHIRDYKGDK from the exons ATGTTCCAAAACAGCGCTGCTCGCCTCCTGGTCCCCGCTATTCGTAGCGCTATGCAGAGCCGTTGCCAGTCGGTCGTCTCCGGACCTCCGACCCAGCACGTCTCCACCGCC GAGAAAGTGATTCTCGGCGGCGGCATGTGCGCTGCATCCTTGTGCATTCCCGCCTGGGTGCTCTACCACATCCGGGACTACAAGGGCGACAAGTAA